The Hemiscyllium ocellatum isolate sHemOce1 chromosome 19, sHemOce1.pat.X.cur, whole genome shotgun sequence genome has a segment encoding these proteins:
- the ascl1a gene encoding achaete-scute homolog 1a, with protein MGSSVKRLTSQPPYLQAACLYAAAPPNVQEVRLEPASGPQQQQQQPGSAGPSPSSKFKQQLKRQRSCSPELLRCKRRLNFSGFGYSLPPQQPAAVARRNERERNRVKLVNLGFATLREHVPNGSANKKMSKVETLRSAVEYIRALQQLLDEHDAVSAVFQAGLISPTLSTEINSIASSPVSSCSSEEVTSEPLSPEEQELLDFASWF; from the coding sequence ATGGGGAGCAGCGTAAAGAGACTGACCAGTCAGCCGCCTTACCTCCAAGCCGCCTGCCTTTACGCTGCTGCTCCGCCGAATGTGCAGGAGGTCCGCCTGGAGCCGGCCTCCGgtccccagcaacaacaacaacaacccgGCAGCGCCGGCCCGTCCCCCAGCAGCAAGTTCAAGCAGCAGCTGAAAAGGCAGCGCTCCTGTTCGCCCGAGTTACTGCGCTGCAAGCGGCGCCTGAATTTCAGCGGCTTCGGGTACAGCCTCCCCCCGCAGCAACCGGCAGCGGTGGCCCGGCGGAACGAGAGGGAGAGGAACCGGGTGAAGCTGGTCAACCTGGGCTTCGCCACCCTCCGGGAGCATGTGCCCAACGGCAGCGCCAACAAGAAGATGAGCAAGGTGGAGACCCTGCGCTCTGCGGTGGAGTATATCCGGGCGTTACAGCAACTTCTGGATGAACACGATGCAGTGAGCGCGGTTTTCCAAGCCGGCCtgatctcccccactctctccaccgAGATCAACTCCATCGCTAGCTCTCCCGTCTCATCCTGCTCCTCCGAGGAGGTAACCAGCGAACCTCTGAGTCCTGAGGAACAGGAACTCCTAGACTTTGCCAGCTGGTTTTGA